One genomic segment of Nevskiales bacterium includes these proteins:
- the gatB gene encoding Asp-tRNA(Asn)/Glu-tRNA(Gln) amidotransferase subunit GatB has translation MEWEAVIGLEVHVQLLTKSKIFSGASTAFGAPPNTQACAVDLGLPGVLPVLNAEAVNMAIRFGLATEAHIAPRSVFARKHYFYPDLPKGYQISQYELPVVSKGRLTIALEDGSSKTIGITRAHLEEDAGKSLHEGFANASGIDLNRAGTPLLEIVSEPDLRSAKEAVAYLKKLHALVCYLEICDGNMQEGSFRCDANVSVRRRGEARFGTRTETKNLNSFRFVEKAINYEIERQIDLLESGGTVVQETRLFNTDSGETRTMRSKEEANDYRYFPDPDLLPLVIEPAMIEAVRQRMPELPDAKRDRFVKQYGLSAYDAGVLTATRELADYYESVVKALNGQEPKLAANWVTGDLAAFLNKSNLEITQSPVSAAALAGLLRRILDNTISGKIAKEVFEAMCAGEAKGEQAADAIIESKGLKQITDTGALEQVIDQVLAANPRQLEQYRAGKEALLGFFVGQVMKATGGKANPAEVNRLLAAKLKG, from the coding sequence ATGGAATGGGAAGCGGTCATCGGGCTGGAGGTGCACGTCCAGCTGCTGACCAAGAGCAAAATCTTCTCCGGTGCCTCGACCGCCTTCGGCGCGCCGCCCAATACCCAGGCCTGCGCCGTGGACCTCGGCCTGCCCGGCGTGCTGCCGGTGCTGAATGCCGAGGCCGTGAACATGGCGATCCGCTTCGGGCTTGCCACCGAGGCCCATATCGCGCCGCGCTCGGTGTTCGCGCGCAAGCACTACTTCTACCCGGACCTGCCCAAGGGTTACCAGATCAGCCAGTACGAGCTGCCGGTAGTGAGCAAAGGCCGGCTCACGATCGCGCTGGAGGATGGCAGCAGCAAGACCATCGGCATCACCCGCGCGCACCTGGAAGAGGACGCCGGCAAGTCGCTGCACGAAGGTTTCGCCAACGCTTCCGGCATCGACCTCAACCGTGCCGGCACGCCGCTGCTGGAGATCGTCTCCGAACCCGATCTGCGCTCGGCGAAGGAGGCGGTGGCCTACCTCAAGAAGCTGCATGCGCTGGTCTGCTACCTCGAGATCTGCGACGGCAATATGCAGGAGGGCAGCTTCCGCTGCGATGCCAACGTCTCGGTGCGACGCCGCGGCGAGGCCAGGTTCGGCACCCGCACCGAAACCAAGAACCTGAACTCCTTCCGCTTCGTCGAGAAGGCGATCAACTACGAAATCGAACGCCAGATCGATCTGCTCGAGTCCGGCGGCACGGTGGTGCAGGAGACCCGGCTGTTCAACACCGACAGCGGCGAGACCCGTACCATGCGCAGCAAGGAGGAAGCGAACGACTACCGCTACTTCCCCGATCCGGACCTTTTGCCGCTGGTGATCGAGCCGGCCATGATCGAGGCGGTGCGGCAGCGCATGCCGGAGCTGCCGGACGCCAAGCGCGACCGTTTCGTGAAGCAGTACGGGCTGTCTGCCTACGACGCCGGCGTATTGACCGCCACGCGCGAACTGGCCGACTACTATGAGAGTGTCGTCAAGGCACTGAATGGCCAGGAGCCCAAGCTCGCCGCCAACTGGGTGACGGGCGACCTGGCGGCCTTCCTCAACAAGTCCAACCTCGAGATCACGCAGTCGCCGGTCTCGGCCGCCGCCCTGGCCGGGTTGCTGCGACGCATCCTCGACAACACCATCTCCGGCAAGATCGCCAAGGAGGTGTTCGAGGCGATGTGCGCCGGCGAGGCCAAAGGTGAACAGGCTGCCGACGCCATCATCGAAAGCAAGGGCCTGAAGCAGATCACCGACACCGGCGCGCTGGAACAGGTCATCGACCAGGTGCTGGCCGCCAACCCCAGGCAGCTGGAGCAGTACCGCGCGGGCAAGGAGGCCTTGCTGGGCTTCTTCGTCGGCCAGGTGATGAAGGCCACCGGCGGCAAGGCCAACCCGGCCGAGGTCAACCGCCTGCTGGCCGCCAAGCTCAAGGGATGA
- the gatA gene encoding Asp-tRNA(Asn)/Glu-tRNA(Gln) amidotransferase subunit GatA, producing the protein MLHTLSLRELAAELRARRLSSRELTRHYLERIATHDPRAQDGLNCFITVCAEQALAQADAADARLARGEAGPLAGIPLAQKDIFCTQGVKTSCGSKMLERFIAPYDATVVERLNAAGMPMLGKTNMDEFAMGSSNETSFYGPVKNPWDRAKVPGGSSGGSAAAVAAGLVPAATGTDTGGSIRQPAALCGITGIKPTYGRVSRYGMIAFASSLDQGGVFARSAEDCALVLQAMAGFDPRDSTSLDVPVPDYAAELDRHSIKGLRIGLPKEYFAEGLEPGVRTAIEAAVKVFESLGADIREISLPNTALAVPTYYVVAPAEASSNLARYDGVRFGHRCESPKDLMDLYTRTRGEGFGREVQRRIMIGTYVLSAGYYDAYYLKAQQVRRLIADDFKRAFEQVDLILGPTTTAPAFGLGDKFDDPVAMYLNDIYTIPANLAGLPGMSVPAGFVSGLPVGLQLVGKHFDEARLLAAAHRFQQATDWHTRRPPGFE; encoded by the coding sequence ATGCTGCACACCCTCAGCCTCCGGGAGCTGGCCGCGGAACTGCGTGCGCGCCGGCTGTCCAGTCGTGAACTGACCCGCCATTACCTCGAGCGCATCGCCACGCACGACCCGCGCGCGCAGGATGGCCTGAACTGTTTCATCACCGTGTGCGCGGAGCAGGCGCTGGCGCAGGCCGATGCGGCCGACGCGCGCCTGGCCCGGGGCGAGGCCGGGCCACTGGCAGGTATCCCGCTGGCACAGAAGGACATCTTCTGCACGCAGGGCGTGAAGACCTCCTGCGGCTCGAAGATGCTGGAGCGCTTCATCGCGCCCTACGATGCCACGGTGGTCGAAAGGCTCAACGCCGCCGGCATGCCGATGCTGGGCAAGACCAACATGGACGAGTTCGCCATGGGCTCGTCGAACGAGACCAGCTTCTACGGCCCGGTGAAGAATCCGTGGGACCGCGCCAAGGTGCCGGGTGGGTCTTCCGGCGGCTCGGCTGCGGCGGTGGCCGCAGGGCTGGTGCCAGCGGCCACCGGTACCGATACCGGCGGCTCGATCCGCCAGCCGGCTGCGCTGTGCGGCATCACCGGCATCAAGCCGACCTACGGGCGCGTGTCGCGCTACGGCATGATCGCCTTCGCTTCGAGCCTGGACCAGGGCGGCGTGTTCGCGCGCAGCGCCGAGGATTGCGCGCTGGTCCTGCAGGCGATGGCCGGCTTCGACCCGCGCGATTCCACCAGCCTGGACGTGCCGGTGCCGGACTACGCCGCGGAGCTGGACCGGCATTCCATCAAGGGCCTGCGTATCGGCCTGCCGAAGGAGTACTTCGCGGAAGGGCTGGAACCTGGTGTGCGTACGGCGATCGAGGCGGCCGTCAAGGTCTTTGAGTCGCTCGGCGCGGACATCCGCGAGATCAGCCTGCCGAACACGGCACTGGCGGTGCCGACCTACTACGTGGTCGCGCCGGCAGAGGCCTCCAGCAACCTCGCGCGCTACGACGGCGTGCGCTTCGGCCATCGCTGCGAGAGTCCGAAAGACCTGATGGATCTGTACACCCGCACACGCGGCGAGGGCTTCGGGCGCGAGGTGCAGCGCCGCATCATGATCGGCACCTACGTGCTGTCGGCAGGCTACTATGACGCCTATTACCTCAAGGCGCAGCAGGTGCGCCGGCTGATCGCCGACGACTTCAAGCGTGCCTTCGAGCAGGTGGACCTGATTCTCGGTCCCACCACCACGGCGCCGGCCTTCGGGTTGGGCGACAAATTCGACGACCCGGTGGCGATGTACCTCAACGACATCTATACGATTCCTGCGAACCTCGCCGGCCTGCCGGGCATGTCGGTACCGGCGGGCTTCGTGTCCGGGCTGCCGGTCGGCCTGCAGCTGGTCGGCAAGCACTTCGACGAGGCGCGCCTGCTGGCCGCCGCGCACCGCTTCCAGCAGGCGACCGACTGGCATACTCGCCGCCCGCCGGGATTTGAGTAA
- the gatC gene encoding Asp-tRNA(Asn)/Glu-tRNA(Gln) amidotransferase subunit GatC, translating to MSLQPDQVRTVARLARLALREDDLPLYVRHLSDILDMAAKLNAVDTAGVEPLAHPLDVVQRLRPDAVTETDQRERFQAHAPQVENGLYIVPKVIE from the coding sequence ATGAGCCTGCAGCCCGACCAGGTCCGTACCGTCGCCCGCCTTGCCCGCTTGGCCCTGCGCGAGGACGACCTGCCGCTCTACGTCCGCCATCTGTCCGACATTCTGGATATGGCGGCCAAGCTCAATGCCGTCGACACCGCCGGGGTGGAACCGCTGGCGCATCCGCTGGACGTGGTGCAGCGCCTGCGCCCGGACGCGGTCACCGAGACCGACCAGCGCGAGCGCTTCCAGGCGCATGCGCCGCAGGTCGAGAACGGCCTGTACATCGTGCCCAAGGTCATCGAGTAG
- a CDS encoding rod shape-determining protein codes for MFNSFRGLFFNDISIDLGTANTLIYVRGEGIVLNEPSVVAIRSDGRGGKRIEAVGAEAKRMLGRTPHHITTIRPLKDGVIADFTVTEKMLQHFIRKVLKQSVLPSFTRVLVSVPYGSTQVERRAIRESALNAGARKVYLVEEPVAAAIGAGIPIGEARGSMVLDIGGGTSEVAVISLNGIVYAESARIGGDRFDEAIMAYVRRQYNMLIGDSTAEQIKHTIGTAFPGPEVKEIEVVGRHLAAGVPRSFTLNSNEVLDALQEPLSGIVSAVKTALEQTPPELGSDVAERGIVLSGGGALLRDIDKLISEETGLPVIIADDPLTCVARGGGMLLEMMDQKTGQMFAVE; via the coding sequence ATGTTCAACAGTTTCCGGGGCCTTTTCTTCAACGACATTTCCATCGATCTGGGCACGGCCAACACCCTGATCTACGTGCGCGGCGAAGGCATCGTGCTCAACGAGCCGTCGGTGGTCGCGATCCGCTCGGACGGGCGCGGCGGCAAGCGCATCGAGGCGGTCGGCGCCGAGGCCAAGCGCATGCTCGGCCGTACGCCGCACCACATCACCACCATCCGCCCGCTCAAGGACGGCGTGATCGCCGACTTCACCGTCACCGAGAAGATGCTGCAGCACTTCATCCGCAAGGTGCTCAAGCAGAGCGTGCTGCCCTCCTTCACGCGCGTGCTGGTGTCCGTGCCCTACGGCTCCACCCAGGTCGAGCGCCGCGCCATCCGCGAGTCCGCCCTGAACGCCGGCGCGCGCAAGGTTTACCTGGTGGAAGAGCCCGTGGCGGCCGCCATCGGCGCCGGCATCCCGATCGGCGAGGCGCGCGGCTCGATGGTGCTGGACATCGGCGGCGGCACCTCGGAGGTCGCGGTGATCTCGCTCAACGGCATCGTCTATGCCGAATCCGCGCGCATCGGCGGCGACCGCTTCGACGAGGCGATCATGGCCTACGTCCGCCGGCAGTACAACATGCTGATCGGCGACTCCACCGCCGAGCAGATCAAGCACACCATCGGCACCGCTTTCCCGGGCCCCGAGGTCAAGGAGATCGAGGTGGTCGGCCGGCACCTCGCCGCCGGCGTGCCGCGCAGCTTCACCCTCAACTCCAACGAAGTGCTCGACGCGCTGCAGGAGCCGCTGTCCGGCATCGTCAGCGCGGTCAAGACGGCACTGGAGCAGACGCCGCCCGAGCTGGGCTCGGACGTGGCCGAGCGCGGCATCGTGCTGTCGGGTGGTGGCGCGCTGCTGCGCGACATCGACAAGCTGATCAGCGAAGAGACCGGCCTGCCGGTGATCATTGCCGACGATCCGCTGACCTGCGTGGCGCGGGGCGGCGGCATGCTGCTGGAGATGATGGACCAGAAGACCGGCCAGATGTTTGCGGTCGAGTAA